In Babesia bovis T2Bo chromosome 3, whole genome shotgun sequence, the genomic window GTAGAAGGTTTTCCAATGCAAAATGGCAgctttaggggtggtaaAAGATTGTGTCCCAAATTTAGATATTGTCAAAGCGGAGGTTAACGCGCCAAAAGTAATCAAGGAGAAGACTTCTGTCCATAGTCATATCAAGGGACTAGGTGTTAGCCCATCGATATTCAATGTAGATATTACTGCAATTAAAACACCCGAGAACTCAAATGACAATACATGGAATGCATACGTTGATTGCTTCGATCCAGGGTGCGGACTTATTGGCCAGTATCGCGCCAGGGAGGCTGCACAGTTGGCTGTGGACATGATTAAGGCCAAGAAGATGGcaggtatgtatataatgttgtatatagaatatgATGTCTACAACAAAAATTGTTTCATAACATTCATAGGAAGGGCACTTCTACTTGCAGGACCCAGTGGAAGTGGTAAAACTGCTCTTGCCATGGCCATAGCTAGAGAGATAAGTACATCAGCTCCTTTTATACTGCTGTCAAGTACTGAAGTTTTTAGCAGTGAAGTGAAGAAAACTGAGATATTGAACGAAGCATTCCGCAAGTCGATCCATATTATCCTCAAGGAAGAAAAACAAGTGTATGAAGGAGAGGTGACTGAATTAGTAGCTGAGGAAACTGAAAATCCAAGTGGTGGTTTCGGTAAGTTTCACCCGAATGTATCTAAATGTTTACAGCTAAATGTATAAGCGCAGTTATTTTGACGTTAAAGACCGTGAAGGGTACTAAAACCCTGAGGTTGGCACCACAGGTACACGATCAGCTGGTTAAGGAAAAGGTTACTATCGGAGATGTCATATACATCGATGCAACCACGGGTATGAACCCATTGTGACGTATTAATTTTGATACAGCTCAAGTTAGGCGATGCGGGAGGTGCGATACTTACGCAACAGAATACGACCTAGAGGTTGAGGAATATATACCTTTGCCAAAAGGTGATGTCTACAAACAGAAGCAGTGTGTCCAAGAACTCTCGTTAAACGACCTTGATTTAGCAAATGCACAACCCACGGTAGGTATACAGGCATATGTTACAATACAACAGGGTGGGAATGATGTTCTCTCAATGATCAACCAATATATACGCCCTAAGAAAACGGAAATCACTGATAAATTGCGATTAGAAGTTAACAAGGCTGTTAATCGGTATATTGATATGGGAATAGCGGAAGTTGTACCCGGTGTCTTATATATAGACGAGGTACACATGTTGGACATCGAATGCTTTACTTATCTTACCAAAGTGCTAGAGTCGCCGTTGGCGCCAATCGTGATACTTGCAACAAATCGGGGTGTAGGTAATGCATAAAAATGATTTACATACCGTAGGTCTGTACTGTCAGAGGGTCGGATTCAATCGAACCGCATGGGTTACCAATTGATTTGCTGGACCGACTTATGATTATCAAGACTCTACCCTACACCATAGATGAGGTAACATTATGCCACATTTCACCAAACACTATATAGATGGTGCAAATACTACGCATAAGAGGGAAAACAGAAAACGTACCCCTTAGTGATGATGCGTTGATCCGCCTTGGAGAAATTGGCGCCAATGCAAGCCTGCGCTACTGTATGCAGCTTATAGCCCCTGCTAACA contains:
- a CDS encoding RuvB DNA helicase family protein, with the protein product MAALGVVKDCVPNLDIVKAEVNAPKVIKEKTSVHSHIKGLGVSPSIFNVDITAIKTPENSNDNTWNAYVDCFDPGCGLIGQYRAREAAQLAVDMIKAKKMAGRALLLAGPSGSGKTALAMAIAREISTSAPFILLSSTEVFSSEVKKTEILNEAFRKSIHIILKEEKQVYEGEVTELVAEETENPSGGFAKCISAVILTLKTVKGTKTLRLAPQVHDQLVKEKVTIGDVIYIDATTAQVRRCGRCDTYATEYDLEVEEYIPLPKGDVYKQKQCVQELSLNDLDLANAQPTGGNDVLSMINQYIRPKKTEITDKLRLEVNKAVNRYIDMGIAEVVPGVLYIDEVHMLDIECFTYLTKVLESPLAPIVILATNRGVCTVRGSDSIEPHGLPIDLLDRLMIIKTLPYTIDEMVQILRIRGKTENVPLSDDALIRLGEIGANASLRYCMQLIAPANILRQLEQSDVLNRRFIDDADSLFMDAKVSAQRIAAQADMFVS